A single region of the Solwaraspora sp. WMMD791 genome encodes:
- a CDS encoding PfkB family carbohydrate kinase, which produces MTTAPIVVVGDTLLDRDVDGAVTRVCPDAAAPVLDERHVTDRPGGAGLAAVLAAGQGRPVVLVSAFADDVAGARLATLLTTAGVDLHPLPLGGATVEKIRLRTRGQVLLRLDRGGTGTVRGDLSPATEELFASAAAVVVSDYGRGVARLPALRTALTATSAPVVWDPHPRGPAAVPGVRLVTPNETEVRQLTGQPAGDTRVATAAGCADELRLRWRAGAVAVTMGGDGALLCHAGSVPLVVPVPSSAEGDTCGAGDRFATAAAIALADGAVVSEAVQVAVRQASRYVADGGAAGVRRLLAATGSPADAQRAGAGVPPVVEAVAAPDRIGPAAAGTLATEVRAAGGTVVASGGCFDLLHAGHVSALQAARQMGDCLIVCVNSDASVARLKGPDRPLVPERDRVRLLAALACVDAVVVFDEDTPHAVLSWLRPDVWVKGGDYAGDGTGEPDLPEAGLLRRWGGQTAVVPYLDGRSTTSMIATARDRDPQRRKELA; this is translated from the coding sequence ATGACCACCGCACCGATCGTCGTGGTCGGCGACACGCTGCTCGACCGCGACGTCGACGGTGCGGTCACCCGGGTCTGTCCGGACGCCGCCGCCCCGGTGCTCGACGAACGCCACGTCACCGACCGGCCCGGCGGCGCCGGGCTGGCCGCGGTGCTCGCCGCCGGGCAGGGCCGGCCCGTGGTGCTGGTCAGCGCGTTCGCCGACGACGTCGCCGGTGCCCGGTTGGCGACGCTGCTCACCACCGCCGGGGTCGACCTGCATCCGCTGCCGCTCGGCGGGGCCACGGTGGAGAAGATCCGGCTGCGGACCCGGGGCCAGGTGCTGCTGCGGCTGGACCGGGGCGGCACCGGCACCGTACGCGGCGATCTGTCGCCGGCCACCGAGGAGCTGTTCGCCAGTGCCGCCGCCGTGGTGGTCAGCGACTACGGCCGAGGGGTGGCCCGGCTTCCGGCGCTGCGGACAGCGCTCACCGCCACCTCGGCGCCGGTGGTCTGGGATCCGCATCCCCGGGGTCCGGCGGCGGTGCCCGGTGTCCGTCTGGTCACTCCCAACGAGACCGAGGTACGCCAGTTGACCGGGCAGCCGGCCGGGGACACCCGGGTCGCGACGGCGGCCGGCTGCGCCGACGAGCTGCGGCTACGGTGGCGGGCCGGGGCGGTCGCGGTCACGATGGGCGGCGACGGGGCGTTGCTGTGCCACGCCGGCAGTGTGCCCCTGGTGGTGCCGGTCCCTTCCAGTGCCGAGGGGGACACCTGCGGCGCGGGGGACCGGTTCGCCACCGCGGCGGCGATCGCGCTCGCCGACGGGGCGGTGGTCTCCGAGGCGGTCCAGGTCGCCGTCCGGCAGGCGTCGCGGTACGTCGCCGACGGTGGCGCCGCCGGGGTGCGCCGGCTGCTGGCGGCGACCGGGTCACCGGCCGATGCGCAGCGGGCCGGGGCCGGCGTACCGCCGGTGGTGGAGGCCGTGGCGGCGCCGGACCGGATCGGCCCGGCGGCGGCCGGGACGCTCGCCACCGAGGTACGGGCCGCAGGCGGGACGGTGGTGGCCAGCGGCGGCTGTTTCGACCTGCTGCACGCCGGGCACGTCTCGGCGCTGCAGGCGGCCCGCCAGATGGGCGACTGTCTGATCGTGTGTGTCAACTCCGACGCGAGTGTGGCCCGGCTCAAGGGCCCGGACCGCCCGCTGGTCCCTGAACGGGACCGGGTCCGGCTGCTGGCCGCGTTGGCCTGTGTGGACGCGGTCGTCGTGTTCGACGAGGACACCCCGCACGCGGTGCTGAGCTGGCTGCGGCCGGACGTCTGGGTCAAGGGCGGTGACTACGCCGGCGACGGCACCGGCGAGCCGGACCTGCCGGAGGCCGG
- a CDS encoding SIS domain-containing protein has protein sequence MNDPNSLIDSHLAALAEALLPYREVASRLGRWGSELAWTLGHGGRLLVAGNGGSAAEAQHLAAELVGKLRADRTPLSAIALTAETSSLTAISNDFGFDEVFARQVRAHGRPGDILLLLSTSGRSGNLLAAAHAGREAGLRCWACTGPSPNPLADICPEVLAVPAADPQVVQELHLVTAHLLCEYVDQTLPAVLGLVGAMGTADRVGAADRVGAAGSPAGAATVSGLPVVDSHGGRP, from the coding sequence ATGAACGACCCGAACTCGCTGATCGACAGCCACCTCGCCGCACTGGCCGAGGCGCTGCTGCCGTACCGGGAGGTGGCGTCGCGGTTGGGCCGCTGGGGGTCCGAGCTGGCCTGGACCCTGGGCCACGGCGGCCGGCTGCTGGTGGCCGGCAACGGCGGCAGCGCCGCCGAGGCCCAGCACCTCGCCGCCGAACTGGTCGGCAAGCTGCGGGCCGACCGGACGCCGCTGTCGGCGATCGCGCTGACCGCCGAGACCTCCTCGCTCACCGCGATCAGCAACGACTTCGGCTTCGACGAGGTATTCGCCCGCCAGGTCCGCGCCCACGGCCGCCCCGGTGACATCCTCCTGCTGTTGTCGACCAGCGGCCGCAGCGGCAACCTGCTTGCTGCCGCCCACGCCGGCCGCGAGGCCGGGCTGCGCTGCTGGGCCTGCACCGGCCCGTCGCCGAACCCGCTCGCGGACATCTGCCCGGAGGTGCTGGCGGTGCCGGCGGCGGATCCGCAGGTGGTGCAGGAACTGCACCTGGTCACCGCCCACCTGCTGTGCGAGTACGTGGATCAGACATTGCCCGCCGTCCTTGGTCTGGTCGGCGCGATGGGAACCGCCGACCGGGTGGGTGCCGCCGACCGGGTGGGTGCCGCCGGCTCCCCGGCCGGTGCGGCGACCGTCTCCGGGCTGCCCGTCGTCGACTCCCACGGCGGCCGCCCATGA
- a CDS encoding glycosyltransferase → MRIAMISEHASPLAALGGVDAGGQNTHVAELSTALAADGHEVRVYTRRDADDLPELVRMDNGVTVVHVPAGPAAHIAKDELLPYMAQFSEWLVGQWSGDWTPTVAHAHFWMSGLAAVNAGRLTGVPVVQTYHALGTVKRRHQGAMDTSPPRRIGYERALGRSVDRVIAQSQDEVAELIRMGVPRGQLSVVPSGVNEHTFSPDGPVAGRDPDRHRVLTVGRLVARKGFQDVVRAMQLVPDAECVVVGGPPGSALDVDPQARQLRQLAESCGVGDRVRLVGAVPREEMPQWYRSADVLVAAPWYEPFGLTPLEAMACGVPVIGTAVGGLTDTVVDGLTGDLVPPRDPKALGMALRRLLADRVRRFAYATAALDRARQCYSWQRAADQLTAIYATVSGVRQPSQVVAG, encoded by the coding sequence ATGCGCATCGCGATGATCTCGGAGCACGCCAGCCCGCTCGCCGCGCTGGGCGGGGTGGACGCCGGCGGCCAGAACACCCACGTCGCCGAGCTGTCCACCGCGCTCGCCGCCGACGGGCACGAGGTGCGGGTCTACACCCGGCGGGACGCCGACGACCTGCCGGAACTGGTCCGGATGGACAACGGCGTGACGGTGGTGCACGTCCCCGCCGGTCCGGCCGCGCACATCGCCAAGGACGAGCTGCTGCCGTACATGGCGCAGTTCAGTGAGTGGCTGGTCGGCCAGTGGAGCGGCGACTGGACCCCGACGGTCGCACACGCGCACTTCTGGATGAGCGGACTGGCGGCGGTCAACGCCGGCCGGCTGACCGGGGTGCCGGTGGTGCAGACCTACCACGCGCTGGGCACCGTCAAGCGGCGCCACCAGGGTGCGATGGACACCAGCCCGCCGCGTCGCATCGGCTACGAGCGCGCGCTCGGCCGCAGCGTCGACCGGGTGATCGCTCAGTCCCAGGACGAGGTCGCCGAACTGATCCGGATGGGGGTCCCCCGGGGCCAGCTGTCGGTCGTGCCGTCCGGGGTCAACGAACACACCTTCTCGCCGGACGGGCCGGTGGCCGGGCGCGACCCCGACCGGCACCGGGTGCTGACCGTCGGCCGGCTGGTCGCTCGCAAGGGCTTTCAGGACGTCGTACGGGCCATGCAGCTCGTGCCGGACGCCGAGTGCGTCGTCGTCGGCGGCCCACCAGGCTCCGCGCTCGACGTCGACCCGCAGGCCCGCCAGCTGCGCCAACTCGCCGAGTCCTGTGGTGTCGGCGACCGGGTACGGCTCGTCGGCGCGGTACCCCGCGAGGAGATGCCACAGTGGTACCGGTCGGCCGACGTGCTGGTCGCCGCCCCTTGGTACGAGCCGTTCGGGCTGACCCCGCTGGAGGCGATGGCGTGCGGCGTACCGGTGATCGGCACCGCCGTCGGCGGGCTGACCGACACGGTCGTCGACGGCCTCACCGGCGACCTGGTGCCGCCACGTGACCCGAAGGCGCTCGGGATGGCGCTGCGCCGCTTGCTCGCCGACCGGGTCCGCCGGTTCGCGTACGCGACGGCCGCGCTGGACCGGGCCCGGCAGTGCTACTCGTGGCAGCGGGCCGCCGACCAGTTGACGGCGATCTACGCCACGGTCAGCGGGGTGCGCCAGCCGAGCCAGGTGGTGGCCGGATGA
- a CDS encoding glycosyltransferase, protein MNILLWHVHGSWTTAFVHGKHHYLVPVTPDRGPYGLGRARTYPWPDSVVEIRPGQLAAADVDLVILQRPEEWELATSWLGRTVGRDVPAVYVEHNTPKGDVPTTRHPMADRDDITVVHVTHFNDLFWDTGGTRTRVIEHGIVAPAARYSGELERFAVVTNEPVRRGRVTGTDLMPRFARVAPLDVYGMGVAGLPEALGAAVAGRVAVHDDPPQARMHAEVARRRAYLHLCRWTSLGLSLIEAMAMGMPVIVLGTTEAVAAVPPSAGVSTTRMQTLLDAAQWLLDEPDAARRLGDGARRVAQDRYGLDRFLADWDELLEEALCASR, encoded by the coding sequence ATGAACATCCTCCTCTGGCACGTCCACGGATCGTGGACCACCGCGTTCGTCCACGGCAAGCACCACTACCTGGTCCCGGTCACCCCCGACCGGGGCCCGTACGGGCTGGGCCGGGCCCGGACGTACCCGTGGCCGGACAGCGTCGTCGAGATCCGCCCCGGTCAGCTCGCCGCCGCCGACGTCGACCTGGTGATCCTGCAACGGCCCGAGGAGTGGGAGCTGGCCACCAGCTGGCTCGGCCGTACCGTCGGCCGCGACGTTCCGGCTGTCTACGTCGAACACAACACCCCCAAGGGCGACGTACCGACGACCCGGCACCCGATGGCCGACCGCGACGACATCACCGTGGTGCACGTGACCCACTTCAACGACCTGTTCTGGGACACCGGTGGCACCCGTACCCGGGTGATCGAGCACGGCATCGTGGCACCGGCGGCCCGCTACAGCGGCGAACTGGAGCGGTTCGCGGTGGTCACCAACGAGCCGGTCCGCCGGGGCCGGGTCACCGGCACCGACCTGATGCCACGCTTCGCCCGGGTGGCGCCGCTCGACGTGTACGGCATGGGCGTCGCCGGCCTTCCCGAGGCGCTCGGGGCGGCGGTGGCCGGGCGGGTCGCCGTACATGACGATCCGCCGCAGGCACGGATGCACGCCGAGGTCGCCCGGCGTCGGGCGTACCTGCATCTGTGCCGGTGGACGTCGCTGGGCCTGAGCCTGATCGAGGCGATGGCGATGGGGATGCCGGTGATCGTGCTCGGTACCACCGAGGCGGTCGCCGCGGTGCCGCCGTCGGCCGGGGTGTCGACCACGAGGATGCAGACGCTCCTCGACGCCGCCCAGTGGTTGCTCGACGAGCCGGACGCCGCCCGCCGGCTCGGCGACGGCGCGCGACGTGTGGCGCAGGACCGATACGGACTGGACCGGTTCCTCGCGGACTGGGACGAGCTGCTGGAGGAGGCGCTATGCGCATCGCGATGA
- a CDS encoding HAD-IIIA family hydrolase, whose translation MFTRRALGNPTEVRSERTSRSRGLFDAVLFDRDGTLVHDVPYNGDPDRVRPVPGARAALDRLRAAGLRLGVVTNQSGLARGRFTAEDLRRVHARIEHLLGPFDTWQVCPHDDADGCRCRKPAPGMVHTAAAALGTVARRCVVVGDIGRDMVAAGAAGATGVLVPTEQTLPVEVAAAPAVAGDLTGAVDLILRRHRISAATGDGTRRRRVLVVRSDSVGDVLVTGPAIRAVAAGADEVVMLCGPRGRAAAELLPGVTELIEWPLPWIDPDPGPVDPTALHQLTDRLGRVGADEAIVFTSFHQSPLPLALLLRLAGVPRIAAISDDYPGSLLDVRHRVPPGVPEPERALSLAAAAGFALPADDEPVLRLRPGCLRPAPPDPPTPADPPDRTTEAAATGAPPGGYVVVHPGSSVESRACPPDRCAEFVDALHAAGHRVVVTGGPGERSLSTTVAGRTGIDLGGQTSLARLAAILAGADAVVVGNTGPAHLAAAVGTPVVSLFAPTVPFGQWGPYRVPWVRLGDPVAGCRNTRAARCPVPGHPCLSSVSADSVVDAVRLINGTVG comes from the coding sequence ATGTTTACTCGCCGCGCTCTCGGGAACCCGACCGAGGTGCGAAGCGAACGGACCAGCCGCAGCCGCGGGCTGTTCGACGCGGTGCTGTTCGACCGTGACGGGACGCTCGTGCACGACGTGCCGTACAACGGCGACCCGGACCGGGTACGCCCGGTGCCGGGTGCCCGCGCCGCGCTGGACCGGCTGCGCGCCGCCGGCCTGCGGCTGGGCGTCGTGACGAACCAGTCCGGTCTGGCCCGGGGCCGGTTCACCGCCGAGGACCTGCGGCGGGTGCACGCTCGCATCGAGCACCTGTTGGGCCCGTTCGACACCTGGCAGGTCTGCCCGCACGACGACGCCGACGGCTGCCGGTGCCGCAAACCGGCCCCCGGCATGGTCCACACGGCGGCGGCCGCCCTGGGCACCGTCGCCCGCCGTTGCGTGGTGGTCGGCGACATCGGCCGGGACATGGTCGCCGCCGGCGCCGCCGGTGCCACCGGCGTCCTGGTCCCCACCGAACAGACCCTGCCGGTGGAGGTGGCGGCCGCGCCGGCGGTCGCCGGCGACCTGACCGGCGCCGTCGACCTCATCCTGCGCCGGCACCGCATCAGCGCGGCGACCGGCGACGGCACCCGTCGGAGACGGGTACTGGTCGTCCGGTCCGACTCGGTCGGCGACGTCCTGGTCACCGGTCCGGCGATCCGCGCCGTCGCCGCCGGCGCCGACGAGGTCGTGATGCTCTGCGGTCCCCGGGGCCGGGCCGCCGCCGAACTGCTGCCGGGTGTCACCGAGTTGATCGAGTGGCCGCTGCCGTGGATCGACCCGGATCCGGGGCCGGTCGACCCGACCGCACTGCACCAGCTCACCGACCGGCTGGGCCGCGTCGGTGCCGACGAAGCGATCGTGTTCACCTCGTTCCACCAGTCACCGCTGCCACTGGCCCTGCTGCTGCGGCTGGCCGGAGTGCCGCGGATCGCGGCGATCAGCGACGACTACCCGGGATCCCTGCTGGATGTGCGTCACCGGGTGCCGCCCGGGGTCCCCGAACCGGAACGTGCCCTGTCGCTCGCCGCCGCCGCCGGCTTCGCCCTGCCCGCCGACGACGAACCGGTGCTGCGGCTGCGACCCGGATGCCTGCGGCCGGCCCCACCGGACCCGCCGACCCCGGCCGACCCGCCGGACCGGACGACCGAGGCTGCGGCGACCGGCGCCCCACCAGGGGGGTACGTCGTGGTGCACCCCGGCTCGTCCGTCGAGTCCCGGGCCTGCCCACCCGACCGCTGCGCCGAGTTCGTCGACGCGCTGCACGCCGCCGGCCACCGGGTCGTCGTCACGGGTGGCCCCGGCGAACGCTCGCTGAGCACCACGGTCGCCGGGCGTACCGGCATCGATCTGGGCGGGCAGACCTCGCTTGCCCGGCTCGCCGCGATCCTCGCCGGAGCCGACGCGGTGGTGGTCGGCAACACCGGGCCGGCCCACCTGGCCGCGGCCGTCGGCACCCCGGTGGTCAGCCTCTTCGCCCCGACCGTGCCGTTCGGCCAGTGGGGGCCGTACCGGGTGCCCTGGGTGCGCCTCGGTGACCCGGTGGCGGGTTGCCGCAACACCCGGGCCGCCCGCTGCCCGGTGCCCGGTCACCCCTGCCTGTCGTCGGTCTCCGCCGACAGCGTCGTCGACGCGGTCCGACTGATCAACGGGACGGTCGGATGA
- a CDS encoding SRPBCC family protein, with amino-acid sequence MAVVQRVIPAPPDQVFAVLANGWTYSDWVVGTVHIRDVDDHWPQPGAALHHTAGPWPLSLSDTSTVVSCDPPSELTLRAGLWPLGEATVVFRLAATEGNGTRVTVAESFTAGPLHWVRTKIDDLVLHHRNRETLRRLSDIATRKVAVES; translated from the coding sequence GTGGCTGTCGTACAGCGGGTGATCCCCGCCCCGCCGGACCAGGTCTTCGCCGTGCTGGCCAACGGCTGGACCTACAGCGACTGGGTGGTCGGCACCGTCCACATCCGTGACGTCGACGATCACTGGCCGCAGCCGGGGGCCGCGCTGCACCACACCGCCGGCCCGTGGCCGTTGTCGCTGTCGGACACCTCGACCGTGGTCTCCTGCGACCCACCGAGCGAGTTGACGTTACGGGCCGGGCTGTGGCCGCTCGGCGAGGCGACCGTCGTGTTCCGACTGGCGGCCACCGAGGGCAACGGCACCCGGGTGACGGTCGCCGAGTCGTTCACCGCCGGCCCGTTGCACTGGGTACGGACGAAAATCGACGACCTCGTCCTGCACCACCGCAACCGCGAGACGCTGCGGCGGCTGTCGGACATCGCGACCCGCAAGGTCGCCGTGGAGAGCTGA
- a CDS encoding SDR family oxidoreductase, whose amino-acid sequence MSQTVMITGASAGIGRATAQRYARRGARLGLIARGEAGLAAAAAECRELGAEAVATYQVDVADAAAVDRAGDDLARRNGGLDVWINNAMVSVFAPTWEISADEFRRVTEVNYLGTVHGTLAALRQMRPAGIGTIVQVGSALAYRGIPLQSAYCASKHAIQGFNDSLRAELLQASPEIKLSMVQLPAVNTPQFSWVRTHLPRHPQPVPPIFQPEVAAQAICWAADKGPREVNVGGPTLRARLADVLAPGLLDRFLALRQVGFDSQQTAEVIDRSAWRDNVDAPADADVDHGARGVFDDTAHRRSLALWAVTHKQTATALLAAGLGAAQALVRAGSGRVRTAASAPGGRMRGAQA is encoded by the coding sequence ATGAGCCAGACCGTGATGATCACTGGAGCCAGCGCCGGCATCGGGCGGGCGACCGCGCAACGGTACGCCCGGCGAGGTGCCCGGCTGGGACTGATCGCCCGGGGCGAGGCCGGCCTGGCCGCAGCGGCAGCCGAGTGTCGGGAACTCGGCGCCGAGGCGGTCGCCACCTACCAGGTGGACGTCGCCGACGCGGCGGCCGTCGATCGGGCCGGCGACGACCTGGCCCGGCGCAACGGTGGACTCGACGTGTGGATCAACAACGCGATGGTCTCGGTGTTCGCCCCCACCTGGGAGATCAGCGCCGACGAGTTCCGTCGGGTCACCGAGGTCAACTACCTCGGTACGGTGCACGGCACCCTGGCGGCGCTGCGACAGATGCGCCCGGCCGGGATCGGCACGATCGTTCAGGTCGGCTCGGCGCTGGCCTACCGGGGCATCCCACTGCAGTCGGCGTACTGCGCCAGCAAGCACGCCATCCAGGGCTTCAACGACTCGCTACGGGCCGAACTGCTGCAGGCCAGCCCGGAGATCAAACTGTCGATGGTGCAACTACCGGCGGTGAACACCCCGCAGTTCTCGTGGGTGCGTACCCACCTGCCGAGGCACCCGCAGCCGGTGCCGCCGATCTTCCAGCCCGAGGTCGCCGCACAGGCGATCTGCTGGGCGGCGGACAAGGGGCCCCGTGAGGTCAACGTCGGTGGACCGACGCTGCGGGCCCGGTTGGCCGACGTACTGGCCCCCGGGCTGCTCGACCGGTTCCTGGCGCTGCGTCAGGTCGGTTTCGACTCACAGCAGACCGCGGAGGTGATCGACCGGTCGGCCTGGCGGGACAACGTGGACGCCCCGGCGGACGCCGACGTCGACCACGGTGCGCGCGGGGTCTTCGACGACACTGCCCATCGACGGTCGCTCGCGTTGTGGGCGGTGACGCACAAGCAGACCGCGACGGCGCTGCTCGCCGCCGGGCTCGGTGCGGCCCAGGCCCTGGTCCGCGCCGGATCCGGCCGGGTACGCACGGCGGCGTCCGCTCCGGGTGGTCGGATGCGTGGCGCCCAGGCCTGA
- a CDS encoding NAD(P)/FAD-dependent oxidoreductase has translation MTSSGVQTADAVVIGAGHNGLVAANLLADAGWDVLVLEATDAAGGAVRSAQVTAPGYLSDLYSSFYPLGFASPVLRELRLAEFGLRWRHAPDVFAHLLPDDRAAVVNLDARRTAESLEAFAVGDGERWLSAYTQWRSLSAPLIDALFTPFPPVRGGAGMLRRLRVAGAVRFARQLLLPVRHLGRELFEGAGGPALLAGCALHTDLSPDDVASGVYGWLLAMLGQEVGWPVPVGGAQRITDALVARLNARGGRVVTGAAADRVLIARSRAVGVRTVDGRRWRARRAVLADVPAPAFFLDLVGAAWLPTRLVDDLSRFRWDGATVKVDWALSGPLPWRNPAVAGAGTVHLGADLDGLTKYAAALACDEVPSDPFLLLGQLTTADPTRSPAGTESLWAYTHLPHRPQWRPEEILDHVARMEALLERHAPGFGALVRARHVAGPADLQQANPSLVGGAVGGGTSAAYQQLFFRPVPGLGRADTPVDRLFLASASAHPGGGVHGAPGANAARAALARDRALTGGLYGALVSTAQRAVYR, from the coding sequence ATGACAAGCTCGGGTGTGCAGACCGCGGACGCGGTCGTCATCGGCGCCGGACACAACGGACTGGTCGCCGCCAACCTGCTCGCCGACGCCGGCTGGGACGTGCTGGTCCTGGAGGCGACCGACGCCGCCGGCGGGGCCGTCCGGTCCGCGCAGGTCACCGCGCCCGGCTACCTCAGCGATCTGTACAGCTCGTTCTATCCGCTCGGGTTCGCCTCCCCGGTGCTTCGTGAGCTGCGGTTGGCCGAGTTCGGGCTGCGCTGGCGGCATGCCCCTGACGTCTTCGCCCACCTGCTGCCCGACGACCGGGCCGCGGTGGTCAACCTCGACGCGCGGCGTACCGCGGAGTCGCTGGAGGCGTTCGCCGTCGGCGACGGCGAACGCTGGCTGTCGGCGTACACGCAGTGGCGGTCGCTGTCGGCGCCGCTGATCGACGCGCTGTTCACCCCGTTCCCGCCGGTGCGGGGCGGGGCGGGGATGCTGCGGCGGCTACGGGTCGCCGGTGCGGTGCGGTTCGCCCGGCAACTGCTGCTGCCGGTACGCCACCTCGGTCGGGAGCTGTTCGAGGGCGCGGGCGGGCCGGCGCTGCTCGCCGGCTGTGCCCTGCACACCGACCTGTCGCCGGACGACGTCGCCTCCGGCGTGTACGGCTGGCTGCTGGCCATGCTCGGCCAGGAAGTCGGCTGGCCGGTGCCGGTGGGCGGGGCACAGCGCATCACCGACGCGCTGGTCGCCCGGCTGAACGCGCGTGGCGGTCGGGTGGTCACCGGCGCGGCCGCCGATCGGGTGCTGATCGCCCGCAGCCGGGCGGTCGGGGTGCGCACGGTCGACGGTCGGCGGTGGCGTGCCCGGCGGGCGGTGCTGGCCGACGTACCGGCTCCGGCATTCTTCCTCGACCTGGTCGGTGCCGCGTGGTTGCCGACCCGCCTGGTGGACGACCTGAGCCGGTTCCGCTGGGACGGCGCGACGGTGAAGGTGGACTGGGCGCTGTCGGGTCCGTTGCCGTGGCGCAACCCGGCCGTCGCCGGGGCCGGCACCGTCCACCTCGGTGCCGATCTCGACGGGCTGACGAAGTACGCCGCCGCGCTCGCCTGCGACGAGGTGCCATCGGATCCGTTCCTGCTGCTCGGCCAGCTGACCACGGCGGATCCGACCCGGTCGCCGGCGGGCACCGAATCGTTGTGGGCCTACACCCATCTGCCGCATCGCCCACAGTGGCGGCCTGAGGAGATCCTCGACCACGTCGCCCGGATGGAAGCGCTGCTGGAACGCCACGCGCCCGGGTTCGGTGCGCTGGTACGGGCCCGACACGTGGCCGGCCCGGCCGACCTGCAGCAGGCCAATCCGAGCCTGGTCGGGGGAGCGGTCGGTGGCGGCACCTCTGCGGCGTACCAGCAGTTGTTCTTCCGGCCGGTGCCCGGCCTGGGCCGGGCGGACACGCCGGTGGACCGGCTCTTCCTCGCCTCGGCGTCGGCGCATCCGGGCGGTGGGGTGCACGGCGCGCCGGGGGCGAACGCCGCCCGGGCGGCGCTGGCCCGCGACCGCGCGCTGACCGGCGGCCTGTACGGCGCGCTCGTCTCGACCGCCCAGCGGGCGGTGTACCGCTGA
- a CDS encoding aldehyde dehydrogenase family protein — translation MYDVEQFIDGIWGRFGDGAELVVDDPSEGGPVSRSPIATAADVQTAVKSAREAASAWAATPAAERAAALHRIADALAGAADRVAEAQSAEMGKPLAGARAGIAAGVATLRQYAELGPVHRGRALAGDPAAMDLMAYVPRGVVAVLTPWNDPIAVACGLLGAALVTGNTVVHKPSERCPATGALLGRLVADELPDGVFALLTGDGTVGARIAGSDGVDLIAHVGSTATGRAIAQAGARTGAKVLRENGGNDALIVDEGVDPRWAAQQAALGALANSGQVCVSVERIYVHSAVAEPFVTALAEHCAGMRLGPARDPYTELGPLVDRRHRDQVHAQVSAALAAGATARCGGYLPDGPGAYYPPTVLTGCTDDMSVMREETFGPVAPVMTVGSFDEALSRAACSAYGLSATVLTRSMSHAQRAWRELPVGTVKVNSVFGGAPGGAAHPRRGSGEGLGYGPELLDEMTVLKVLHLTGPGGPDGRW, via the coding sequence ATGTACGACGTGGAGCAGTTCATCGACGGCATCTGGGGACGGTTCGGCGACGGCGCGGAGTTGGTGGTCGACGATCCGTCCGAGGGCGGGCCGGTCAGCCGCAGCCCGATCGCCACCGCCGCCGACGTACAGACGGCGGTCAAGTCGGCGCGGGAGGCGGCGTCGGCGTGGGCCGCCACGCCGGCGGCGGAGCGGGCGGCGGCGCTGCACCGCATCGCCGACGCCCTCGCTGGCGCCGCCGACCGGGTCGCCGAGGCGCAGAGTGCGGAGATGGGCAAGCCGCTGGCCGGTGCGCGGGCCGGCATCGCGGCCGGGGTGGCCACCCTGCGGCAGTACGCCGAGCTGGGGCCGGTGCACCGGGGGCGGGCGCTGGCCGGCGACCCGGCCGCGATGGACCTGATGGCGTACGTACCACGCGGTGTGGTGGCCGTGCTGACCCCGTGGAACGACCCGATCGCGGTCGCCTGCGGGCTGCTCGGCGCCGCTCTGGTCACCGGCAACACCGTCGTGCACAAGCCGAGCGAACGCTGCCCGGCGACCGGCGCCCTGCTCGGCCGGCTGGTCGCCGACGAGCTGCCGGACGGGGTCTTCGCGCTGCTCACCGGGGACGGTACGGTCGGTGCCCGGATCGCCGGCTCGGACGGGGTGGACCTGATCGCCCACGTCGGTTCCACCGCCACCGGCCGGGCGATCGCCCAGGCCGGCGCCCGTACCGGGGCGAAGGTCCTGCGGGAGAACGGCGGCAACGACGCGTTGATCGTCGACGAGGGCGTCGACCCCCGGTGGGCCGCGCAGCAGGCGGCGCTCGGTGCGCTGGCCAACTCGGGCCAGGTGTGCGTCAGCGTCGAACGGATCTACGTGCACAGCGCGGTGGCGGAGCCGTTCGTGACGGCGCTGGCCGAACACTGCGCCGGGATGCGGCTCGGGCCGGCCCGCGACCCGTACACCGAACTGGGCCCGCTGGTGGACCGCCGGCACCGCGACCAGGTGCACGCGCAGGTGTCGGCGGCTCTCGCGGCCGGGGCGACGGCCCGCTGCGGCGGCTACCTACCGGACGGGCCGGGCGCCTACTACCCGCCGACGGTGCTGACCGGTTGCACCGACGACATGTCGGTCATGCGGGAGGAGACGTTCGGTCCGGTGGCGCCGGTGATGACCGTGGGTTCGTTCGACGAGGCCCTGTCCCGGGCGGCGTGTTCGGCGTACGGCCTGTCGGCGACCGTGCTGACCCGGTCGATGAGCCATGCGCAGCGGGCCTGGCGGGAGCTGCCGGTCGGTACCGTGAAGGTCAATTCGGTCTTCGGCGGCGCGCCCGGTGGTGCCGCGCATCCCCGACGCGGCAGCGGCGAAGGGCTCGGCTACGGGCCGGAGCTGCTGGACGAGATGACCGTGCTGAAGGTGCTGCACCTGACCGGGCCCGGCGGCCCGGACGGGCGCTGGTGA